A genomic window from Peromyscus maniculatus bairdii isolate BWxNUB_F1_BW_parent chromosome 1, HU_Pman_BW_mat_3.1, whole genome shotgun sequence includes:
- the LOC143273004 gene encoding pregnancy-specific glycoprotein 22-like isoform X2 has translation MEVSSMIPCKGCTPWQGLLFTASILTCWHLSTTDRFAVQTVPLYVANGDSILFLVRNLPKNLLSFAWIKGKTSMNDAIIVYVPNINLTVPGRFHSGRETVYGNGSLLIQNVNQKDTGFYSLLAFHRRTDTVSQIGTYLYVNTSLSVFCNPLTASPLMIQPVPRYPSEGESVLFEVHNLPEDVEAFYWYIGLNPRIVQYFRSRNSVSWFPTYRKRGWMLYNNGSLMLRGITVKDNGKYTLLFSTKHHEIEKAEVELHVNKSVTQPFVRITDTVIAGQRSVTFSCISRDTDISIRWIFNNQNLKLTESMTLSPTKCGLRIDSAKRENAGEYKCEVSNRFSSKTSPPVFWP, from the exons ATGGAGGTGTCCTCTATGATTCCCTGCAAGGGATGCACCCCCTGGCAAGGGCTCCTGTTCACAG CCTCCATTTTAACCTGCTGGCACCTTTCCACCACTGATCGTTTTGCTGTGCAAACTGTCCCACTCTATGTGGCCAACGGAGACAGCATCCTTTTCCTTGTCCGCAATCTGCCAAAGAATCTTCTATCCTTCGCCTGGATCAAAGGGAAAACCAGCATGAATGATGCAATCATAGTATATGTACCAAACATAAATTTAACTGTGCCAGGGCGTTTTCACAGTGGTAGAGAGACAGTGTATGGAAATGGATCCCTGCTCATCCAAAATGTCAACCAGAAGGACACAGGATTCTATTCTCTACTAGCTTTTCATAGACGCACAGATACTGTGTCACAAATAGGCACATACCTCTACGTGAACA cttctctttctgtgttctgtaatCCTCTTACTGCCTCCCCACTCATGATCCAACCAGTGCCTCGGTATCCTTCTGAAGGGGAAAGCGTTCTTTTCGAAGTTCATAATCTTCCAGAAGATGTGGAAGCCTTTTACTGGTATATCGGCCTGAATCCTAGAATTGTACAAtacttcagaagcaggaattctgtcTCTTGGTTTCCTACATACAGAAAAAGAGGATGGATGTTGTACAATAATGGATCCCTGATGCTCCGGGGTATCACTGTGAAAGATAATGGAAAGTACACACTACTCTTTTCAACAAAACATCATGAAATTGAAAAAGCAGAGGTGGAACTTCATGTAAATA AGTCTGTGACACAGCCCTTTGTACGAATCACTGACACTGTAATCGCAGGGCAGAGATCTGTGACCTTCTCCTGCATTTCACGTGACACTGATATCTCTATCCGTTGGATCTTCAATAACCAGAATTTGAAGCTCACAGAGAGTATGACTCTGTCCCCGACAAAGTGTGGACTCAGAATAGATTCTGCCAAAAGAGAGAATGCTGGAGAGTATAAGTGTGAGGTTTCCAACCGATTCAGTTCAAAGACCAGTCCCCCAGTCTTCTGGCCATGA
- the LOC143273004 gene encoding pregnancy-specific glycoprotein 22-like isoform X1 codes for MEVSSMIPCKGCTPWQGLLFTASILTCWHLSTTDRFAVQTVPLYVANGDSILFLVRNLPKNLLSFAWIKGKTSMNDAIIVYVPNINLTVPGRFHSGRETVYGNGSLLIQNVNQKDTGFYSLLAFHRRTDTVSQIGTYLYVNNILWTCGCLTFSPRPTIESVPPSVPHGGNLFLVVRSPPENMVGFIWYKWMNSFSRVEVGRYIVDKKSTELGPAYTGRETWYSDGTLLLRSVTQEESYCIQIQRTFRETEEITVKVQVDASLSVFCNPLTASPLMIQPVPRYPSEGESVLFEVHNLPEDVEAFYWYIGLNPRIVQYFRSRNSVSWFPTYRKRGWMLYNNGSLMLRGITVKDNGKYTLLFSTKHHEIEKAEVELHVNKSVTQPFVRITDTVIAGQRSVTFSCISRDTDISIRWIFNNQNLKLTESMTLSPTKCGLRIDSAKRENAGEYKCEVSNRFSSKTSPPVFWP; via the exons ATGGAGGTGTCCTCTATGATTCCCTGCAAGGGATGCACCCCCTGGCAAGGGCTCCTGTTCACAG CCTCCATTTTAACCTGCTGGCACCTTTCCACCACTGATCGTTTTGCTGTGCAAACTGTCCCACTCTATGTGGCCAACGGAGACAGCATCCTTTTCCTTGTCCGCAATCTGCCAAAGAATCTTCTATCCTTCGCCTGGATCAAAGGGAAAACCAGCATGAATGATGCAATCATAGTATATGTACCAAACATAAATTTAACTGTGCCAGGGCGTTTTCACAGTGGTAGAGAGACAGTGTATGGAAATGGATCCCTGCTCATCCAAAATGTCAACCAGAAGGACACAGGATTCTATTCTCTACTAGCTTTTCATAGACGCACAGATACTGTGTCACAAATAGGCACATACCTCTACGTGAACA aCATCCTTTGGACATGTGGATGCCTTACCTTCTCTCCCAGGCCCACTATTGAGTCAGTGCCTCCCAGTGTTCCTCATGGGGGGAACCTTTTTCTAGTTGTTCGCAGTCCACCGGAGAATATGGTAGGCTTTATCTGGTACAAATGGATGAATTCATTCTCGAGAGTTGAGGTTGGCCGATATATAGTAGACAAGAAATCAACTGAGCTGGGCCCTGCATACACTGGCAGAGAGACATGGTATAGTGATGGAACCCTGCTGCTTCGCAGTGTCACTCAGGAAGAATCTTACTGTATACAAATTCAGAGAACATTtcgagaaacagaagaaataactGTGAAAGTCCAGGTGGATG cttctctttctgtgttctgtaatCCTCTTACTGCCTCCCCACTCATGATCCAACCAGTGCCTCGGTATCCTTCTGAAGGGGAAAGCGTTCTTTTCGAAGTTCATAATCTTCCAGAAGATGTGGAAGCCTTTTACTGGTATATCGGCCTGAATCCTAGAATTGTACAAtacttcagaagcaggaattctgtcTCTTGGTTTCCTACATACAGAAAAAGAGGATGGATGTTGTACAATAATGGATCCCTGATGCTCCGGGGTATCACTGTGAAAGATAATGGAAAGTACACACTACTCTTTTCAACAAAACATCATGAAATTGAAAAAGCAGAGGTGGAACTTCATGTAAATA AGTCTGTGACACAGCCCTTTGTACGAATCACTGACACTGTAATCGCAGGGCAGAGATCTGTGACCTTCTCCTGCATTTCACGTGACACTGATATCTCTATCCGTTGGATCTTCAATAACCAGAATTTGAAGCTCACAGAGAGTATGACTCTGTCCCCGACAAAGTGTGGACTCAGAATAGATTCTGCCAAAAGAGAGAATGCTGGAGAGTATAAGTGTGAGGTTTCCAACCGATTCAGTTCAAAGACCAGTCCCCCAGTCTTCTGGCCATGA